In Urechidicola croceus, a single window of DNA contains:
- the proB gene encoding glutamate 5-kinase, translating into MGKSDKKRILLKIGSNVLTKETNHISKGKIEDIANQISVLQDQYEFVIVSSGAIAAAKQFVNLDGKEVTVKQALAAIGQPRLMRIYQDIFKDAGLFTSQCLLSYSDFEKEQSKENIVNTINVLVENNYIPIINENDTVATDEIKFGDNDKLGALTAALLNVDLFLIATNTNGIYTKESMAENEVSTIKSTSDISALKNEIEVSISTHGTGGMTTKIQAAEIAQNTNIETWIVNGLNDNFIIDAIKNKIDFTKITTK; encoded by the coding sequence ATGGGCAAATCAGATAAAAAAAGAATATTACTTAAAATTGGATCTAATGTTTTAACCAAAGAAACAAATCACATTTCTAAGGGTAAAATTGAAGATATCGCAAATCAAATCAGCGTATTACAAGATCAATATGAATTTGTAATAGTAAGTTCTGGCGCTATTGCGGCAGCGAAACAATTTGTAAATCTAGATGGTAAAGAAGTAACTGTAAAGCAAGCATTAGCAGCAATAGGTCAACCAAGATTAATGCGTATTTATCAAGATATTTTTAAGGATGCTGGGCTGTTCACTTCTCAGTGTTTACTATCCTACTCTGATTTTGAAAAAGAACAATCTAAAGAAAATATTGTAAACACTATCAATGTGCTTGTTGAGAACAATTACATTCCAATTATTAACGAAAATGATACCGTTGCTACTGACGAAATTAAGTTTGGTGATAATGATAAATTAGGTGCTTTGACTGCTGCACTTTTAAATGTTGATTTGTTCTTGATTGCGACAAATACTAACGGAATTTACACCAAAGAATCAATGGCAGAAAATGAGGTTTCGACCATAAAATCTACTAGTGACATTTCTGCTTTAAAAAATGAAATTGAAGTTTCTATTTCAACTCATGGAACAGGTGGAATGACAACAAAAATTCAAGCAGCAGAAATTGCACAAAATACCAATATTGAAACTTGGATTGTAAATGGATTAAATGATAATTTTATCATTGATGCAATTAAGAATAAAATTGATTTTACAAAAATCACAACAAAATAA
- a CDS encoding N-acetylornithine carbamoyltransferase, with amino-acid sequence MKNYLNINELDNLQTTVQEAIELKKNPMKYKSLGEDKTICLLFFNNSLRTRLSTQKAAQNLGLNAVVMNFGSEGWQLEYEDGTIMNEGKSEHVIEAAKVVSQYCDIVAIRAFASLTDKEQDEAEIVLNNFKKYANVPVVNLESSIGHPLQCLADAITMEEHKTTHKPKVVLSWAPHPKSLPHAVANSFIEMMQLQDADFVITHPEGYDLSPEIVKDSKVEYDQEKAFENADFVYTKNWSSYTDYGKVLRTDDEWMITGDKMKLTNNAKFMHCLPVRRNVVVADEVIDSENSLVIEQANNRTYSAQIVLKKILERK; translated from the coding sequence ATGAAGAACTACTTAAACATAAACGAACTAGACAACTTGCAAACAACAGTACAAGAAGCCATTGAATTAAAGAAGAACCCCATGAAATATAAGTCATTGGGAGAAGATAAAACAATTTGTCTTTTATTCTTTAATAATAGTTTACGTACGCGTTTAAGTACTCAAAAAGCAGCACAGAATTTAGGATTGAATGCTGTCGTAATGAATTTTGGTAGTGAAGGTTGGCAATTAGAATATGAAGATGGAACTATCATGAATGAAGGAAAATCAGAGCATGTGATAGAAGCAGCGAAAGTTGTTTCTCAATACTGTGACATTGTAGCAATTAGAGCATTTGCTTCATTGACTGATAAAGAACAAGATGAAGCCGAAATAGTATTGAACAATTTTAAGAAATACGCCAATGTTCCTGTTGTAAATTTAGAAAGTTCAATTGGTCATCCTTTACAATGTCTAGCAGATGCTATTACAATGGAGGAACATAAAACGACTCACAAACCAAAAGTTGTATTGTCTTGGGCTCCGCACCCAAAATCGTTACCTCATGCAGTTGCAAATTCATTTATTGAAATGATGCAATTACAAGATGCAGATTTTGTTATTACTCACCCTGAAGGTTATGATTTAAGTCCAGAAATAGTGAAAGATTCTAAAGTTGAATACGATCAAGAGAAGGCTTTTGAAAATGCAGATTTTGTGTATACTAAAAACTGGAGTTCTTACACTGATTATGGAAAAGTTTTAAGAACAGATGATGAATGGATGATTACAGGAGATAAAATGAAATTGACGAACAATGCTAAATTTATGCACTGCTTACCTGTGCGTAGAAATGTGGTTGTTGCTGATGAAGTGATTGATTCAGAAAATTCTTTGGTAATTGAACAAGCAAATAACAGAACCTATTCTGCACAAATTGTGTTGAAAAAAATATTGGAAAGAAAATAA